In a single window of the Vicingaceae bacterium genome:
- a CDS encoding DNA polymerase III subunit epsilon — MIHKQFKFPKPIVFFDLETTGINITEDRIVQIAMVKHFPDYHTESLEYLINPEMPIPPESSAIHGITDDMVKDCPTFKQVAHKILRFIDHADLGGFNIQRFDLPLLAEEFLRCDIDFDFSKKNIIDVQTIYHKMETRNLSAAYRFYCNKDLENAHSALADVQATYEVFLSQLEKYNDILTSYNDVVEFSKYNNFVDFSGRIVLNENNVPVFNFGKYKGQPVSEVFKKEPQYYDWIQKSDFPLYTKKVLTKIWLENKMSSR, encoded by the coding sequence ATGATTCATAAACAATTCAAATTTCCAAAACCAATCGTCTTTTTTGATTTGGAAACTACAGGTATCAACATAACCGAAGACCGTATTGTGCAAATTGCTATGGTAAAACATTTCCCCGATTATCATACCGAATCTTTGGAGTATTTGATAAATCCTGAAATGCCCATTCCCCCCGAATCTTCTGCAATTCATGGAATCACTGACGATATGGTTAAGGATTGCCCCACTTTCAAACAAGTGGCACATAAAATTTTACGTTTTATAGATCATGCGGATTTGGGTGGTTTCAATATTCAAAGATTTGATTTGCCATTGTTGGCCGAAGAATTCTTAAGATGCGACATTGATTTTGATTTTTCCAAAAAAAATATCATAGATGTACAAACCATCTATCACAAAATGGAAACACGCAATCTCTCAGCTGCCTACCGATTCTATTGCAACAAAGATTTGGAAAACGCACATTCAGCACTTGCCGATGTGCAAGCTACTTATGAAGTTTTTCTTTCTCAACTCGAAAAATATAACGATATATTGACTTCTTATAATGATGTGGTAGAATTTTCAAAATACAACAATTTTGTGGATTTTTCGGGAAGAATCGTGTTAAATGAAAACAATGTGCCTGTCTTTAATTTTGGAAAATACAAGGGTCAACCTGTATCTGAGGTATTCAAAAAAGAGCCACAATATTATGACTGGATTCAAAAAAGTGATTTCCCGTTATATACAAAAAAAGTTTTGACAAAAATTTGGTTGGAAAATAAAATGTCAAGTAGATGA
- a CDS encoding 2-hydroxyhepta-2,4-diene-1,7-dioate isomerase, whose translation MKIICIGRNYAEHAKELNNEIPEEPVFFLKPETALIPKNQPFFIPDFSRDIHYEAELVIKICRTGKFIDQQFAHRYYNEITVGIDFTARDVQQELKKKGLPWEKAKAFDWSAPVGMFVPITDLPDPSNIHFKLFKNQQLVQDGKSSQMIFNFDQIVSYVSQFITLKIGDLIFTGTPSGVGKVEKNDLLTATLEGKEVLSLKIK comes from the coding sequence ATGAAAATAATTTGCATCGGACGTAACTATGCTGAACATGCTAAAGAGTTAAACAACGAAATTCCCGAAGAACCTGTATTTTTTCTTAAACCGGAAACGGCCCTTATTCCTAAAAATCAGCCATTTTTTATTCCTGACTTCTCTAGAGATATTCACTACGAAGCGGAACTTGTAATAAAGATTTGCCGCACAGGTAAATTTATCGATCAACAATTTGCTCACCGCTATTATAATGAAATCACCGTTGGTATTGATTTTACTGCACGAGATGTCCAGCAAGAATTGAAAAAAAAAGGACTTCCCTGGGAAAAAGCCAAAGCTTTTGATTGGTCAGCTCCCGTAGGTATGTTTGTCCCCATCACAGATCTGCCCGATCCCTCCAATATACATTTTAAACTTTTTAAAAATCAACAATTGGTGCAAGATGGCAAGTCATCGCAGATGATATTTAACTTTGATCAGATTGTTTCCTATGTTTCACAATTTATTACCTTAAAAATTGGAGATCTGATTTTTACAGGTACTCCGTCCGGTGTAGGTAAGGTAGAAAAAAACGACTTGCTGACGGCTACATTGGAAGGTAAAGAGGTGTTGAGCTTGAAAATCAAATAA
- a CDS encoding aminodeoxychorismate/anthranilate synthase component II, which translates to MKIALIDNYDSFTYNLLHYLESFDKLDVDVFFNDLVNVESLDAYDALVFSPGPGLPHEAGQLMKIIEHYWGRKKMLGVCLGHQALAVFTGSKLKNLSKVYHGVSTEIKICCKHILFQGMPDIFRAGRYHSWVVDAKNLKGEWQILAVDQENEIMAMAHKILPVAGVQFHPESIMTPEGKILLSNWLQWGF; encoded by the coding sequence ATGAAAATAGCTTTGATTGATAATTACGACAGTTTTACTTACAATCTGTTGCATTATTTAGAATCATTCGACAAATTAGATGTAGATGTTTTCTTTAATGATTTGGTGAATGTCGAATCATTGGATGCTTATGATGCTTTGGTTTTTTCTCCGGGGCCCGGTTTGCCTCATGAGGCCGGGCAGTTGATGAAAATTATCGAACATTATTGGGGACGTAAAAAAATGCTTGGAGTGTGCCTTGGTCATCAAGCGTTGGCAGTATTTACGGGCAGCAAACTCAAAAATCTTTCAAAAGTTTATCATGGGGTGTCAACAGAAATTAAAATATGTTGCAAGCATATTCTATTTCAAGGGATGCCTGATATTTTTCGAGCCGGGCGTTATCATTCCTGGGTTGTTGATGCAAAGAATCTAAAAGGAGAATGGCAAATTTTAGCGGTTGATCAAGAGAATGAGATCATGGCAATGGCTCACAAAATATTACCTGTTGCAGGTGTGCAGTTTCATCCGGAGAGTATTATGACACCCGAAGGGAAGATTTTATTGAGTAATTGGTTGCAATGGGGATTTTAA
- a CDS encoding beta-N-acetylglucosaminidase, which yields MKKVKISTVLAIILIFSLSNGKTNYPISLEPSTPIADSIIKHMPLKKQIAQLFMVAAYSNKDEKHVKEIEKLITEYNIGGLIFFQGTPEKQFQLTKMYQSKSSIPLMIGIDAEWGLAMRLDNTPKYPWQMVLGALENDSLIYQMGLQIAHQCRALGIHINFAPVVDLNNNPDNPVINARSFGENKYAVAKKSLMYMKGLMDGGVLACAKHFPGHGNTHTDSHLDLPVIDVNRQQINEYELYPFQFLMNFDLPSVMVAHIALPSITGDNSLPATLSPLIVKNILQDSLGFKGLIFTDALNMKGVSKFYKPGQLEVKALLAGNDILLFSENIPVAIDSIMQAVNSGLIDSAEIARKCHKVLKFKERYNIFQNPAPKNFNPQELNKTEYRALINKIIRESITVAKNVKNTLPISDFNQKIAWISTGIDESSTFYNTLKYYTRVDSLSIQWSADSLIKAAGEYDLIIISHHISSKTPWKKYQLSDEIRKKLQLISLKNNVVLVGFCNPYFLKSFASLSNFESIVIAYLNDKEAQFYTAQILFGARDAKGRLPVTAHPKLLAGTGYELTATDILQYLTEDEMKLNQTYIFKIDSFVNRCISEKVFPGCQILAAKNGKVFFMKNYGNLTYDPQSPKVTDFTLYDVASVTKITATLPLIMRIDQRHEFNTDHYLGQYLPKLTAHTPYFKVNLKEMLAHQAGLPAWIPFYLDFIRNSQLDPEYFSQDSTTKFSVKVKDSLYTTEKMEKYIYDKILSTPLKKKEYRYSDIGYYFLKKIIEEKYDLSLDIAACRYFYAPLGMSETMFNPWKKIPPYRVAPSEYDTYFRQGIIHRYVHDPGSAMLGGIGGHAGLFSNANDMAKIMQMYLQWGKYGQQRLLDSAVIAKYTECAFCNNENGNVNRRGLGFDKPVRDGSNGPTFNGISFESYGHTGFTGTMVWADPETGIVYVFLSNRTYPSSENNKIVQLNVRSTIQQWIYEMVK from the coding sequence ATGAAAAAAGTTAAAATATCAACGGTTTTAGCAATTATTTTGATCTTTTCATTATCAAACGGAAAAACCAACTACCCTATTTCTTTAGAACCATCAACTCCCATTGCCGATTCAATCATAAAGCACATGCCGCTGAAAAAACAAATTGCCCAATTGTTTATGGTGGCGGCCTACTCAAACAAAGATGAAAAACATGTAAAAGAGATAGAAAAATTAATAACGGAATATAATATCGGCGGGTTGATTTTTTTTCAAGGAACCCCCGAAAAACAATTTCAGCTCACCAAAATGTATCAATCGAAATCTTCTATCCCATTGATGATAGGAATCGATGCTGAATGGGGATTGGCTATGCGACTGGACAACACTCCGAAATATCCTTGGCAAATGGTGCTGGGCGCTTTGGAAAACGACTCGTTGATCTATCAAATGGGCCTACAAATTGCCCATCAATGCAGGGCTTTAGGCATACATATCAATTTTGCCCCTGTGGTTGACCTGAACAACAACCCGGACAATCCTGTCATCAATGCCCGAAGTTTTGGAGAAAATAAATATGCTGTTGCCAAAAAGAGTTTGATGTATATGAAAGGATTGATGGATGGCGGGGTTTTGGCTTGCGCCAAACATTTCCCCGGCCACGGCAACACCCACACCGACTCTCACCTCGACCTCCCTGTAATAGATGTTAACAGACAACAAATAAACGAATACGAGCTATATCCCTTCCAATTCTTAATGAATTTTGACCTCCCCTCGGTTATGGTTGCCCACATTGCATTACCCTCGATTACAGGAGACAACTCACTGCCTGCCACTCTATCGCCCCTGATCGTAAAAAACATATTGCAGGATTCTTTGGGCTTTAAAGGTTTAATATTTACCGATGCTCTGAACATGAAAGGCGTCAGTAAGTTTTATAAGCCCGGACAGCTGGAAGTGAAAGCGCTGCTGGCCGGCAACGATATTTTGTTGTTTTCTGAAAATATTCCCGTAGCCATCGATTCCATCATGCAAGCTGTCAACTCAGGTTTAATAGATTCTGCAGAAATAGCCAGGAAATGCCATAAAGTTTTAAAATTTAAAGAAAGATATAATATTTTTCAAAATCCTGCCCCAAAAAATTTCAATCCACAAGAGCTGAACAAAACCGAATATCGTGCTTTAATCAACAAAATAATTCGAGAATCTATCACGGTAGCAAAAAACGTCAAGAACACTTTGCCCATAAGTGATTTCAATCAAAAAATAGCATGGATTTCCACCGGCATCGATGAAAGCTCGACATTCTACAATACATTAAAGTATTATACACGCGTTGACTCCCTTTCCATACAATGGAGTGCCGACTCATTGATAAAAGCTGCAGGAGAATATGATCTCATCATCATTTCACATCACATATCTTCAAAAACACCTTGGAAAAAATATCAATTGAGCGACGAAATAAGAAAAAAACTGCAATTGATTTCTCTGAAAAACAACGTTGTGTTGGTAGGTTTTTGCAACCCCTACTTTTTAAAAAGCTTTGCTTCACTTTCTAATTTTGAAAGTATAGTAATTGCATATCTCAACGATAAAGAAGCACAATTTTATACTGCTCAAATATTGTTTGGAGCCCGCGATGCCAAAGGGCGCCTGCCCGTAACGGCACATCCGAAATTATTGGCCGGTACAGGATACGAACTGACTGCCACAGATATACTTCAATATCTCACTGAGGATGAAATGAAGTTAAATCAAACCTACATTTTTAAAATAGACAGTTTTGTCAACCGCTGCATTTCCGAAAAAGTTTTTCCGGGATGTCAAATATTGGCAGCCAAAAATGGTAAAGTTTTTTTCATGAAAAACTACGGAAACCTTACCTACGATCCTCAATCTCCCAAAGTAACAGATTTCACATTATATGATGTTGCCTCGGTTACAAAAATTACCGCTACTTTGCCTCTCATTATGAGAATCGATCAACGCCACGAATTTAATACAGATCACTATTTAGGCCAATATTTGCCAAAGTTAACAGCCCATACCCCTTATTTTAAAGTAAATTTAAAGGAAATGCTTGCACATCAGGCAGGTTTACCGGCCTGGATACCATTTTATCTTGATTTTATCAGGAACAGTCAATTGGACCCGGAATATTTTTCTCAAGATTCAACTACAAAGTTTTCTGTCAAAGTAAAAGATTCCCTCTATACCACCGAAAAAATGGAAAAATACATTTATGACAAAATACTTTCCACTCCTCTCAAAAAGAAAGAATACAGATACAGCGACATTGGATATTATTTTCTGAAAAAAATAATTGAAGAAAAATACGATCTTTCATTAGATATTGCCGCATGCCGTTATTTCTATGCTCCTTTGGGGATGAGTGAAACTATGTTTAATCCCTGGAAAAAAATTCCCCCCTATAGGGTTGCTCCTTCGGAATATGACACTTATTTTCGTCAAGGGATCATTCATCGCTATGTGCATGATCCCGGGTCAGCCATGTTGGGCGGTATTGGTGGTCACGCCGGATTGTTTTCTAATGCCAACGACATGGCCAAAATCATGCAAATGTATCTTCAATGGGGGAAATATGGGCAACAAAGATTGCTGGACTCTGCTGTAATAGCAAAATATACTGAATGTGCCTTTTGCAATAACGAAAATGGAAATGTTAACCGCAGGGGATTGGGATTTGACAAGCCGGTCAGAGATGGTTCCAATGGTCCTACGTTCAACGGTATATCTTTTGAAAGTTATGGGCATACAGGATTTACAGGTACAATGGTCTGGGCCGATCCGGAAACCGGAATTGTTTATGTGTTTCTATCTAACAGGACTTACCCATCTTCCGAAAACAACAAAATTGTACAATTGAACGTCAGATCTACCATTCAACAATGGATTTATGAAATGGTAAAATAA